From a single Lytechinus variegatus isolate NC3 chromosome 9, Lvar_3.0, whole genome shotgun sequence genomic region:
- the LOC121421019 gene encoding O-phosphoseryl-tRNA(Sec) selenium transferase-like isoform X2 yields MAHGIGRSGDITAIQPKAAGSSILSKLTNSMALDVLHMAGVRSAASCFVVPMATGMSLVLCFLTLKQQRPRGRFIIWPRIDQKSCFKAIATAGFESIVIENKLEGDELRTDIEAVSAKIKELGTDEVLAVFSTTSCFAPRVPDRLEELAMLCKEKDIPHVVNNAYGVQSSKCMHLIQEASRVGRVDAFVQSTDKNFMVPVGGSIIAGFNREFIDKVGQTYPGRASASPSTDLFITLLSLGSKGYKNLLKERKELFTFLHEELAKVAVKYGERLLHTPHNPISMAMTVNKHDVDDGKALTELGSMLFTRCVSGARVVPQGVSKEINGHLFQGFGSHSNAYPSAYMTAAAAIGMTREDVNLFIKRLDKTLSKWKGSKVVNNGH; encoded by the exons ATGG CTCATGGCATTGGGCGATCCGGAGACATCACAGCCATCCAACCGAAGGCTGCTGGTTCAAGTATCCTGTCAAAACTCACCAACTCTATGGCTCTTGATGTTCTACACATGGCAG GAGTTAGGAGTGCAGCTTCATGCTTTGTAGTTCCGATGGCGACAGGTATGAGCCTCGTCCTTTGTTTCCTGACACTAAAGCAGCAAAGACCTAGAGGACGATTCATCATCTGGCCTCGCATCGACCAAAAATCCTGCTTCAAGGCTATTGCAACGGCAGGGTTTGAATCCATTGTCATTGAGAACAAGCTTGAAGGAGATGAACTTAGGACGGACATCGAAGCTGTGTCTGCAAAGATCAAAGAGCTTGGAACTGATGAAGTCCTTGCAGTGTTCTCTACAACAAGTTGCTTTGCTCCGCGGGTTCCGGACAGACTTGAAGAACTCGCAATGCTCTGCAAGGAGAAGGATATCCCTCATGTCGTCAACAACGCCTATGGTGTCCAGTCGTCAAAGTGCATGCACTTGATACAGGAAGCATCGCGGGTAGGCAGAGTGGACGCCTTTGTGCAAAGCACCGATAAAAACTTCATGGTACCAGTTGGTGGTTCCATCATTGCAGGGTTCAATCGAGAGTTTATTGACAAGGTCGGGCAAACGTATCCAGGTCGAGCCTCGGCGTCACCATCTACTGATCTCTTCATCACTTTACTTTCACTTGGATCCAAGGGTTACAAGAATCTCCTCAAG GAAAGGAAGGAATTGTTCACATTTCTGCATGAGGAACTGGCGAAAGTGGCAGTGAAGTACGGGGAGCGATTACTGCATACACCACACAACCCAATCTCCATGGCAATGACAGTAAACAAACATGATGTTGATGACGGTAAAGCTTTGACAGAGCTTGGCTCAATGCTGTTTACTAGATGTGTATCTGGTGCTAG GGTCGTCCCACAAGGTGTCTCAAAGGAGATTAACGGTCATCTTTTCCAAGGTTTTGGCTCTCATTCAAACGCCTACCCGTCTGCGTACATGACAGCCGCTGCAGCCATCGGCATGACAAGAGAGGATGTGAATCTCTTCATCAAGCGGTTGGACAAGACATTATCGAAATGGAAAGGCAGTAAGGTTGTAAACAATGGacattga
- the LOC121421019 gene encoding O-phosphoseryl-tRNA(Sec) selenium transferase-like isoform X1, protein MNPESYAVCEKLIPPTYVQQGRESRRVRENKVRHLLEQRKWPEDSWDEETIELLLRELSVMDSNNFQGNCGVGEREGRVASAAVGRRHYGLAHGIGRSGDITAIQPKAAGSSILSKLTNSMALDVLHMAGVRSAASCFVVPMATGMSLVLCFLTLKQQRPRGRFIIWPRIDQKSCFKAIATAGFESIVIENKLEGDELRTDIEAVSAKIKELGTDEVLAVFSTTSCFAPRVPDRLEELAMLCKEKDIPHVVNNAYGVQSSKCMHLIQEASRVGRVDAFVQSTDKNFMVPVGGSIIAGFNREFIDKVGQTYPGRASASPSTDLFITLLSLGSKGYKNLLKERKELFTFLHEELAKVAVKYGERLLHTPHNPISMAMTVNKHDVDDGKALTELGSMLFTRCVSGARVVPQGVSKEINGHLFQGFGSHSNAYPSAYMTAAAAIGMTREDVNLFIKRLDKTLSKWKGSKVVNNGH, encoded by the exons ATGAATCCAGAGTCGTATGCCGTTTGCGAGAAGCTGATCCCGCCCACCTACGTGCAGCAAGGCAGAGAATCTCGCAGGGTTCGAGAGAACAAAGTTAGGCATCTTCTGGAGCAGAGGAAATGGCCGGAGGACAGCTGGGACGAGGAAACCATCGAGCTTCTCCTTCGAGAGCTCTCTGTAATGGACAGCAATAACTTCCAAGGGAACTGCGGAGTGGGAGAGAGGGAAGGCCGTGTTGCTTCGGCAGCAGTCGGGAGAAGGCATTATGG TTTAGCTCATGGCATTGGGCGATCCGGAGACATCACAGCCATCCAACCGAAGGCTGCTGGTTCAAGTATCCTGTCAAAACTCACCAACTCTATGGCTCTTGATGTTCTACACATGGCAG GAGTTAGGAGTGCAGCTTCATGCTTTGTAGTTCCGATGGCGACAGGTATGAGCCTCGTCCTTTGTTTCCTGACACTAAAGCAGCAAAGACCTAGAGGACGATTCATCATCTGGCCTCGCATCGACCAAAAATCCTGCTTCAAGGCTATTGCAACGGCAGGGTTTGAATCCATTGTCATTGAGAACAAGCTTGAAGGAGATGAACTTAGGACGGACATCGAAGCTGTGTCTGCAAAGATCAAAGAGCTTGGAACTGATGAAGTCCTTGCAGTGTTCTCTACAACAAGTTGCTTTGCTCCGCGGGTTCCGGACAGACTTGAAGAACTCGCAATGCTCTGCAAGGAGAAGGATATCCCTCATGTCGTCAACAACGCCTATGGTGTCCAGTCGTCAAAGTGCATGCACTTGATACAGGAAGCATCGCGGGTAGGCAGAGTGGACGCCTTTGTGCAAAGCACCGATAAAAACTTCATGGTACCAGTTGGTGGTTCCATCATTGCAGGGTTCAATCGAGAGTTTATTGACAAGGTCGGGCAAACGTATCCAGGTCGAGCCTCGGCGTCACCATCTACTGATCTCTTCATCACTTTACTTTCACTTGGATCCAAGGGTTACAAGAATCTCCTCAAG GAAAGGAAGGAATTGTTCACATTTCTGCATGAGGAACTGGCGAAAGTGGCAGTGAAGTACGGGGAGCGATTACTGCATACACCACACAACCCAATCTCCATGGCAATGACAGTAAACAAACATGATGTTGATGACGGTAAAGCTTTGACAGAGCTTGGCTCAATGCTGTTTACTAGATGTGTATCTGGTGCTAG GGTCGTCCCACAAGGTGTCTCAAAGGAGATTAACGGTCATCTTTTCCAAGGTTTTGGCTCTCATTCAAACGCCTACCCGTCTGCGTACATGACAGCCGCTGCAGCCATCGGCATGACAAGAGAGGATGTGAATCTCTTCATCAAGCGGTTGGACAAGACATTATCGAAATGGAAAGGCAGTAAGGTTGTAAACAATGGacattga